From Scomber scombrus chromosome 21, fScoSco1.1, whole genome shotgun sequence, one genomic window encodes:
- the rbp4 gene encoding retinol-binding protein 4, with translation MLRYIVALCLLALAWAQDCQVANVQVMQNFDRSRYAGVWYAVAKKDPEGLFLIDNVMAQFIVGEDGKMTATAKGRVIILNNWEMCADMLATFEETPDPAKFRMKYWGVASYLQSGNDDHWVIDTDYDNYAIHYSCRLIDADGTCLDSYSFIFSRHPAGLRAEDQRIVTQKKMDLCLLGKYRRVTHNGFCESS, from the exons ATGCTGCGGTACATTGTAGCCCTCTGTCTCCTGGCTCTGGCCTGGGCACAGGATTGCCAGGTGGCCAACGTCCAGGTCATGCAAAACTTTGACAGGTCCAGG TATGCAGGAGTATGGTATGCTGTAGCAAAGAAGGACCCAGAGGGTTTGTTCTTAATTGACAACGTCATGGCCCAGTTTATTGTTGGAGAAGATGGCAAAATGACCGCTACAGCCAAGGGCAGAGTCATTATTCTCAA CAACTGGGAAATGTGTGCCGACATGCTTGCCACCTTTGAAGAGACCCCTGACCCTGCGAAGTTCAGGATGAAGTATTGGGGAGTTGCATCCTACCTGCAGAGTGGAA ACGATGACCACTGGGTGATTGACACCGACTACGACAATTATGCCATCCACTACTCCTGCAGACTAATAGATGCTGATGGCACTTGCCTGGACAGCtactccttcatcttctcccgTCACCCGGCCGGTCTGAGGGCAGAGGACCAGCGCATTGTCACCCAGAAAAAGATGGACCTCTGCCTTCTGGGCAAATACAGACGCGTCACACACAATG GCTTCTGCGAGAGCAGCTGA
- the cep55l gene encoding centrosomal protein of 55 kDa, with the protein MTSKGAKETIVSKLGFKSSSSASRAEAELEKLRKENGHLKRKIDEQAKRHPKPPDSDKSKLLERILSLETLRERNSQQLLVKEQELETVRQQLSAKGGEVVASLQAQLEQRKKDAEQRDILFQSLSQETENLKNQLVTVSARCRSVETQVNAQVPTADLALVQDQLKDALEKNQQWLMYDQQREAYVQSVLARIHDLEQQLTEAKEQTKQEASSDGKKRNTLKAHSELQSQKEQVSRLQEEMSALQRKYERKNRELEEARMHLQAEQLSKRYAVGEERKVSSEQADRMKVDLENMDIRLEEERKRSAELLLQVNMLQKSLLRQNEEQRRIAALEQQIKLSAKDSENERIDRQSMQHQLHKVLKELRKARDQITKLESSRQTNTRFSEPSSYNQLEFERLTIDDPHGHTSPSKVANLLDESFLECPKCRAHYPTSRHRELLAHIDYCFA; encoded by the exons ATGACATCTAAAGGTGCAAAAGAGACCATCGTCTCTAAGCTGGGTTTCAAATCCAGCAGCTCTGCCTCTAGGGCCGAGGCGGAGCTGGAGAAACTCAGGAAGGAGAATGGTCACCTCAAGAGGAAGATCGATGAACAGGCCAAACGACACCCCAAACCACCTGACTCGGACAAAAGCAAGCTGCTAGAG AGGATTCTTTCCCTGGAGACGCTGCGAGAAAGAAACAGTCAACAGTTGCTGGTCAAAGAGCAAGAACTGGAAACTGTGAGACAGCAGCTGTCAGCTAAAGGAGGAGAG GTGGTGGCATCACTGCAGGCCCAGCTGGAGCAGCGAAAAAAGgatgcagagcagagagacatATTGTTCCAGAGCTTGTCACAGGAGACAGAGAACCTGAAAAACCAGCTGGTGACTGTTTCTGCCCGGTGTCGGTCTGTGGAAACACAGGTG AATGCACAGGTACCTACCGCAGACTTGGCTTTGGTGCAGGATCAACTGAAAGAT GCTCTTGAGAAGAACCAGCAATGGCTGATGTACGATCAGCAGAGAGAGGCCTACGTCCAGTCTGTCCTTGCCCGCATACACGATCTGGAGCAACAGCTGACCGAGGCAAAGGAGCAAACGAAACAAGAGGCCAGTTCAGACGGTAAGAAAAGGAAT ACCTTGAAAGCACACTCCGAGCTGCAGTCTCAGAAGGAGCAGGTCAGCAGGCTCCAGGAGGAGATGTCAGCACTGCAGAGGAAGTACGAGAGGAAGAACAGAGAGTTGGAGGAGGCCAGGATGCACCTGCAAGCAGAGCAACTCAGCAAAAG ATATGCAGTGGGTGAGGAGAGAAAGGTGTCATCTGAGCAAGCAGACAGGATGAAAGTTGATCTGGAGAATATGGATATCagactggaggaggagaggaagagatcTGCTGAACTTCTGCTGCAG GTTAACATGCTGCAGAAGTCTCTTCTGAGACAAAATGAAGAACAGAGAAGGATCGCGGCGCTGGAGCAACAG ATCAAACTCTCTGCCAAGGACTCTGAGAATGAAAGGATTGATCGTCAAAGCATGCAGCACCAATTACATAAAGTGTTGAAAGAGCTTCGCAAGGCCCGTGATCAGATTACTAAACTGGAGTCATCT CGACAGACAAACACCCGTTTCTCAGAGCCCAGCTCCTACAATCAGCTTGAGTTTGAGCGTCTTACTATTGATGACCCCCATGGCCACACATCCCCCTCTAAAGTCGCCAACCTCCTGGATGAAAGTTTTCTTGAGTGCCCCAAGTGTCGGGCCCACTATCCCACGAGCCGCCACAGGGAGCTCCTGGCACACATTGACTACTGCTTTGCCTGA